Within Montipora foliosa isolate CH-2021 chromosome 3, ASM3666993v2, whole genome shotgun sequence, the genomic segment CGTGGATACGAGTTCAGGTGAGTTTTGCTCTCAGCTTCTTGTTCTTGACTCGCGTTTTATCGCTACAAAAGCCTGAAAAAGAAATAATGTGGTCTTTTCCCCAGTTTGCGAAGTCAGTAACGGTCATTCGTCGATCGAAGTTTTTGATCAAAGTTCTGAAGTGCGAGGTAAGCCTCGATCAATCGATCGATCATTGTTGTATTTTCATGTTAATCCCTCCAGCTTATAGTAAAATCAATGTTTGCTATTCACAATGATGCTTTTTCCACTAACGCGACTGTCTGGTCGATGATGGTATGTTTTGTAAGCCCAAGGGGTATTCGGCCCAAGGTGATCATCCTGAAAGTGTCCCTTCGGTCACAGAAGTTATAGAAATTAAAACTACTTTCATTTTCTAGAAGTAGACAAATGTCTCAGAGATCTGTtcgagtctttttttttttttttttttcaaagcaatCTTCAGTGATTTCGTTattgttttggattttttttttcatctttttttcaaagaacGCCCCTGATTGCAGTTTAGCATATTTACGCACGCGAAGTCAAATTTCATTACATTTTAAACAGTCAATTTAGTGATATCGCAAAATAACCACGCAGTAAAAAGGAAGATGCTGATAGGAGCAAGCGGGAGACAGTTAAGTTGTTTCTCGGCGCTCCGGACGTCGCATTTGGCAAAAAAACGACGGGTGTCAAAATTGCGGCTATCTGTAATATTGAGCCAAGGGCGCTTCTTACTTGCCGGTCTCATCTTTCCTTTGGCAATCTCATGTTTTCCACAGCCTACCTGTGTATGCTCGTTTCTTTCGCATAAATCGGACTTAATGTACCAGTGAATCATTTATTCAGGGAAATTTTGCGCGGCCAGACTGCGATGATTCCGAAAAGACAGAGTCGTGGATTGTTCAGTTATTGACCTTTTAAAAAACTCTGAAGTCTTTATCATGACGTCGTGCATGCAATGTTTTCGATTAAAGACAATGATAACCACCAGATTTCGGGGAGCTTACTATGTATGTGTTGCCACGACTGGTTTTAAAACTCTCTTTGATTCAATTGCAGGCAATCTTGAAATAGATCTTGGGCCTGACTCATCACTGGAATCATCCCAATCAATCGGCAGTAATATTACCAGTAAGTGAGTAATTTAAAAGAAAGGAGTGGAAACATTGGCCGCATGAGTAAGTGACTGGAGACCGGCCAATGTTACTACCAACACAATTTCTGTCTTAAGGCTGTTTTCCATATGATCGtagacgatcgcggatcgcagatcgcagacgatcgcaaagagagctgtttccatataatcgcagatgatcgcaaacgatcgcagagccgaCTGTAGCCATACATTTCAGcggaaatgtcaaatgtacacgcgcgttgtgctcgcgggaaaatcaaaGCAAACAACAGGGCGGAtatcgaggaggaaattttgctgcaatttatttcttcttttagtcctaAAGCGACGACAACGTCAGCTTCAAAACCGAAGGAAACATCGGTGTTGgcttcgaaaaatattcatgaagagacaaGATACATTAAATTTCTCGCCTGCGATCAccatcgcagacgatcgcagaagagtgtttccatatgatcgcagtgcgatcgtctgcgatcatatggaaatcAGCCTCAAACAAGCATATGGAATATTGTCACATTGGTGATCCAGTTCACAATTAttaatgatttatttcataactTCTTTTCTTTATAAGTTTCAGAGAATGTGGGAAGAGAGCAAAAACCTGAAGCATCTCGGAAAGCAGGCAGTAAAAAGTGTAAGTTGTCTGCTTAATAATAAAGAAGTTATAATTATTTATGAAGATAATTATTAGTAACCACTAAAAGAGGGCTCTAAACATAGAGCTCTAAACATAGAGCTCTATGCACTTCTGAGGAAAGTGCCAATTCAGAGTCATCATGACCACCGGAGACTTTTTTTAGGGGAATATCTTGGCAATTCGTTAATTTGGCATCAATTATAAAGGAATCTAGTTACGTGTTTCTCTAGCAATATAGAATTGTACATGTAGATACATCCTGTCTGGACTTAATGCATTCCCAAACATTtccataaagaaaattgggggtaaccatgcatttttcaaaggtaattcatgaaaaatattttaaaatacaaagcaatgtatggcattctttctcaaattgaaacttaattatctctcaaaaatgcacggttacccccaattttctttttggataccaagagtacttactgatATCTACTTTTTTCGGATAGTTTTAAgctgcacaaaaatatccctgtattagtaagcatcaccgataggaaatccgagtacctcgagatgcgcagaatgtatgcgcaataataatagtaggcaccgtccttaaagaataccaataaaaatcccaaatttggaagagtgagacaagtcccaatcagggaacttggttgggacttgtctcactttgccaaatttgggatttttattggtattcttcaaaataccctaaaatatccaaaaatgggaatctgttattttttcctgtgttacTTGTAAGAACTGTAGATTTATATGTCTGTCTTGAAAAGACAGACATATAAACTTGGCACAAATGGATGTCTACACCATAGAAGGTGGGAATTGTTACTAGTCAGAGTGTTGTACATgacttttattttgttgtctggaacaaagaaatgaataaatagtGAAAGAAACACCTGGTATGCGAAGGGAAGGAGGTACTTATTCATCTGCTTTGAGGAAGTAACAAatatatttgtatttttattacttAAAGTTTAAAAGGTATAACATGAAGTTCCTTTTCAAATAGACATGTAGTACTTGGCGTCTTTGCCTTGGCAAACCACAGCAAGCCATTAAATTTTTATTGCTTGATACTTACAATGTATAATATTATCATATGAACACTGACCtacgaaaaaataattatttactttggCACATGGTTGATTGCATGGAAACATTCGTAATCCAGctttttcatgcagttttaaAAACATCTCCATTTCTAGACTTGTTACAAGCCATGGAAAGCTGCCTGGCAATAATCAAGGCATTTCCATTTTTGCTTGATGTGGTCTACAACATTGAAGAATGGCTTTTGCCTCATGCTGAAGAATTACATGCGCACACCCAGCCAAAGAGTTTTAAGTTTGTCAGAGATGAGGAAGGACATCGCATCATGTATTACAGGAATTACTCGCACATGAAATGGGACGGCCCTCAACGACTCCTTAAGGTATTGAGTTGTAtggtacaataataataataataattattattattattattacagataGGTATGTCGTTCACGTAAATAAGGAACATAACCGGCCCCAGTATTGAGCCCTGAGGGACACCAGATATAACAGGCGACCAATCCGAGTACGATCCACGTATCAGAACTCTTTGTTTTCGATTGGAGAGCCGTGGGTCTCAATTGTTGATTTGAAACTACAAATGCTACAAAAAAACTCCAGTGGCTTAAAAGGCTAAGTAAGTAGTCTTTACTAGCCCTTGGAATATCTGCTGTTAGTTTGAGCGATTTGGAGGAACGAGATGCGGAAGAAGTCGAAAAAGTCAaacaaacagaagaaaacaattGCGTACTAAATCATCCCACATATTCTGAAGCGTTATAGGGTGATTTCTTTTAtgctatttttaatgtaacttaaTATCATTccgtattttaaaattaaattggtgtgaatgattttaaaccaaatattaatttaaatctCAATTATTCAAATTTTAGCGACTTTATGTAGAAAATGTTACTacttaaaaatttcagttctACTCATTTGAATTAACTTTATCTTTTCAATTAAGAGGGCAGTTTGCGGAGATAAAACCGGTTTCGTCTTGATCCTTCGTCATATTCAAGTTTATTCACAAGAAGTGACACAACGACAACAACGTGCCTCAACGAAATTTGTTGTCGAACACACGCCAGAGGTAAAACTTGGTAAACAAGAGATATTCACTTTATCCTGTCGGTAAATTGACGAACAAATCCCTTTCTTTCTTGATAAAATATAAAATCGCTTTATCTGAAAAAGATTCAACCGAGTAATTACAAAATTTGAGCACACTGGGCTAAAAGCTCTGTCGAGGTTACTCGTCTCCGTCATCATGTTTTGATCTTCTTCGCAGGAAAAGGCTCACGCGGCCAAGGTCAACCTACCGGAATATAGTAGGtaaaatgtgattggctaaatccgggaaaggaatgtatggctcggtagagcaggcgtttgtggggagggacgagcctaaaaacggctgcgaaggaggttATGGTAACATTGATGATGTTGAGATTAGAACACTATGTCCAACTGGCTATAGATTCTTACACGTTCCAAGGGGTCATTCCCGAGGTGGAGGTGTTGGCTTGTTATTTAAAGACACTCTCCAAATTAATAGTCACATCACGGTTACCTTTAAGACATTTGAATTGATGGACATTCACTTTAGAACCCTTCAATTCATTCGTGTTCTGCATATTTATCGCCCTCTTGATAACAGCTCTACTATGTTATTTCTTGAAGAATTCTCATTGCTTCTGGAACAAATTATGGCTGAATCCACTGGTCACTTACTAATATGTGGTGACTTCAATTTACGTGTCGACGACCCCTGTAACATCTATGCAAATCGCTTCAATGAAATTCTTGAATCATGCAATCTAAAACAACTTGTTACTGGAGCAACTCACTCTAACGGACACACTCTGGATCTTGTAATTTCTAAAAGAGATGATCATCTTATTACTGGAATCAAAATTATCGACCCTGTAATCTCGGATCATTGTGCGGTTCATTGTAACTTGCGTGTGCTAAAACCGCACTTTATGAAGAAAAAGGTGTACTATCGGAAACTACGTTCTCTAGATACTGAATCCTTCTGTGAAGATATCTCGACCTCTCCTTTGCTACGGGATCAAGCTGTTGAACTCAACGCTCTTGTGGATCAATATGACAATGTATTGTGATCCCTTTTGGGTCTCTATGCCCCTTTAAAACAGCGAACAGTAACATCACGACCTCGTGCTCCCTGGTATAAGCCGGAAGTGGGTGAACAGAAAAACATCCGAAGGCGGTTAGAACGGAAGTGGCGTTCGACTAGATTACTATGTGATCGTGAGCAATATGTTCATCAGTGCTACGTTGTCATCAATTTGATCGAGTCACTAAAGTCGTCATATTACAGTTAAATATTATTAACGAACATTCGTCAGATCAGAAGATATTATTCAAGACTGTCGGAAAGTTATTGCAAAAATCAACTAACAAGCGTTAACCTCTTTTTTCTGATGATACTGCCCTGGCAAATTCATTTGCTGATTTCTTTACCAGCAAGATTGATAAAATACATCATGGGCTTGTCGAAAGGAAAATACGCATTGGGTCTTCCCCTTCAGACGTCACAGTTTGCGGGGCAGAGTTTTGCAACTTTGCTGAAGTTACCCAGGAGGAGATAAAAACGTTCTCAAGGAAATCACTATCTAAATCTTGTGAACTTGATCCTCTACCTGCAGTAGTTCTGAAAGGCTGTTTTATCGTTCTACTTCCAGGTCTCCTACTATTACGAGGATCATCAATCTGTCCTTATCGACCGGTGTTATGCCCGATGCTCTGAAGGTTGCTATTCTATCGCCCATGCTGAAAAAATCTGATGCTGACTTGCATGGTTTGAGTCCTACCTGACGTCGCGGAAGCAATTTGTACAGGTCAATGGCTGTAGATCAACACAGCGCTCTCTAGAACGTGGTGTACCCCAGGGATCTGTCCTGGGCCCTCTTCTTTATCTCCTCTATACATCACCCGTTGCCAATATCATCAACTTCCACAAGTTACAGTATCATTTATACGCTGATGATGCTCAGCTGTATATATCTTTTAAAACTGACTGTAGCTACGATCTTTCACTGGCTAAGCGTCGTGTTGAATGCTGTGTAAATGATATTGACTGCTGGATGGTGAATAATGGTCTTAAACTTAATCAGGATAAAACTAAACTTGTTTTCATCAACTCAAAATTTCGATCCAGGGGTTCTCTAGAGTTTATTCAAGTGGGTGATGAGAAGATTCAACCCAAATCTTCCGCCCGAAATTTGGGTGTGACTATAGATCAGTGTCTCGATTTAACCGACCATGTTAAAAAAATCTGCGTTTCCTGCCATTATCATTTGAGGAACATCGCTTAGATTAGGAAGTatttaagcgaagaaacctctgaAATTTTAGTACATGCTTTTATTAGCTCTAAACTTGATAACTGTAGCTCTTTGTTATATGGTCTTCCTCAACACCTGTTAAACAGGTTAAGAGCTATACAAAACACTGCTGCACGCATTGTTACACTATCTAAGAGCTTTGACCATATCACTCCTATCATGTTCAAGCTTCGTTGGCTGCCGCTAAATTAtcgtattcattttaaaattttactcttaGTGTACAAGTGTCTTAATGGCTTAGCACCAATTTACCTACCTGAACTTTTACGTTATAGAAATAGTCCACGATTACTTCGTTCTATATCTCAGGATTTTTTAGCCGTGCCTAGATCAAGGTTAAAGACGAATGGTGATAGGGCTTTTTCCGTAGTTGCCCCTAAGTTATGGAATCGATTGCCTCCTGAACTCAGGGGTGTTACATCTGTCGACCAGTTCAAGGCACACTTGAAGACATACTTATTTAAATTGGCCTACGATGTTTGATTTTAGTAGTTTTAATCAACTTTATTATTTCTTATAATAGTTTTTACTGtgtattttttatagtttttaacaTATTATTGTACAGCGCTTTGAGCAATTAGTGGATACTGCGCTTTATAagtgtctattattattattaaaggacACAAGTTTTAGATTCCATAACTTGATCTTTATCAAGTGATGTAATTAGACTTCGGGATGCATGGGACCAAAACGCTCCGTAAGATCACTGGGAGCTCTAACCCAACCAGTCCATGTTCAATGTTGGGGCCCAACCAGGGTTGTTGAATGCCAGCTCCGCCATGCGAACTACCAGAACGTTTTTAAAGCAGGAGGGGTAAAAAATGGCAGCAATGCCGACGTGGACTTCCTGTAATAATCATCACAATTATATAtcaataaatgaataaacaCAAAGCTACTTACATATAGAAGTTTTattgcataaaaataaaaacattttcaattataatACCTATATCAAATGGGAGATTTAAATATAGAAATTTACCtatagtaataaaaaaaaaatcattaataatagTTATGGTtaacaataatgaaaataacGTTCTTTTTTAGTCTATGGCATGTGTATCGAAGCAGCTTTTTTCGATCAAGTTGTATGTTACATTCGTTCCTTTTACGCGCTATCACAGCattgtatttatttaattgttgTGTCATCATAAAGACTTGTTTACCTGACAGTGAGTTTAGGTGAAAATAACGAGGATTGCTGTTTGTCTCCACGTCGATTTTACTGGCCCTCAGCCTGTTACCGTTGTTGGTATGTCCACATAACACCCACAATCCCTGCTCATCCACTGCCAGGTCCATTCCACTGTATCCACCCCACTCGTAACGGTTACTTGAAGGTGCGCAATAAGCCACGCTTACGTGAGCCTCTATTTGCCCTGAGCGCAGATTGTACTTCACAAATTGGTTGGTACTTTCTCTGAAATATTAAAGGAAAGTAAAAGGCGGACTCCGATTCAATTAAAATCACCCTGGATGACCAAGTTTGATATAAATAACAACTTCAGTGGGTTTTTTTTAAGCTGATGGTCATGGGCATGTTTTAATGGGGTCTGcgttcaacttgaaaatgatcaggaAATAGGGAGCTTTCCACTTTCctcatttgttgttgttttgtttttacggaACGGAAATGCCACCCTCATTGTTATCAATAAGAGCTctaccattttacagttcgaTTGATTTAACACTCATGCTCCCTCACATACTTAAGCAACCCTGGACGGCGATCAACTACTTGGAAACACCCCGATCTACGTCCCCGACGGCGAACTACTCGCATAACTAAGTATCACGTGGCAACCAATAGCGTGTGCACGCATCTCGCTTCCGGTTTACCTTTGCGGCGTTCTACGTTCTTgatgcttaaggtccctattaccGACCTTAAGCAACCCTGGACGGCGATCCCGAGGAGGTCAACCGGAAGTGATGAACAGCAATTGCGCCGAGTCGCTTAGCTCGCGTGTAGCGAAGAAGAACGACAATAGTTAGAAGACGTTTTCTTGGAAACAGGCGATGACAGCTCCAACCCTCGGTTCCGTCGGTGAATACAACATGCTAGAAATCAGGGCGAGTATCGCATTCCAAACAAGCGGTTGGATTTACAGGAACCGCTAAGACCGCGCAACCCTTTCTTTGGAGGGCGAACGACTGCTGTCCAAGCAAGCCggaaaagaaatcaaatatTACGATTACACCAGTCTTTACCCATGGACCAACAAGACCCAGAAGTATCCCGTGGGACACCCTGAAATGATCTACGCCCCCTCACCAACAAAAATTTTTCCGATTATTTCGGCCCCTCAAAATGCACCGTGGTCCCGCCCTATGGCCTTTTCCACCCAGTACTACCATACAGAACATATAACAAGCTTACGCTTTCTTTGTGTCGTACAAGCGTCGAAGAAAACATCGACCGTCCTCTCCACTGAAAAGTCTCTTGGGTTGACCACAATGAACAGGAGGCAGCATTGATGCGCACGCGGTGTTCGCCAGAGTCGGAGAAAGCTGGAAAGGTGGGAGTGGGTTATGTAATCCATACCATTCACGAAGTGTGGCATTTTCGGACTCTTCGAAGAGTATGTCAATGCCTGGCTCAAACTGAAAACAGAAGCTTCCGTCTGGCCCGCATCGTGCGACacagaggaaaacaaacaacgCTACATGGAAAATAAGGTATTGCTCTAAAAGTATGAGAGGATTGCCATCAACCCTGGACAGCCCGACCTGGCTAAACCGATGTTGAATTCCACGTGGGGGAAATTGGACAACAAGTCACCAAATTGCAAGTAAAAAAATTCATAGAGCCGCAAGCCTTCTGTTAGTTCATGGATTCTGATCCACACGATGTTCTATATGTCAGCTGTGTCGATGAACAACGCGTGAAAGTCCATCATCGCGAGGAAGCGTTATGCGAAAATGATTCCCCAATCTGAACGTCTTTGTGGCCTGTTTTACCACCTGCTGGCTGCGCTTGCGGTTTTATGAAGCCTTAGAACTAGGGTCTTTTATTTTTATACCGACAATGTGATTTTCGTGCAATCTCCCGGAGAAGTGGAACCTGTGCTGGGCGATTATTTCGGGGACTTTACGGCTGAATTAACCAATGGAAATTTCACCACAGAGCTTTGCTCGCGAGGTCCGAAGAATTATGGTAgcaattttggcattttttgatgagcaaaaaggctcagttaccagcaataagaataactgagcaacctatactgctaacaaagagtaagatgaAGCGTACGGGTTATACATTTCCTTAGTACATGTATTTTCGCTATAAatgggcagtcaaaactcgtactagTTCTCatcctcgtcgtagaatctaaagctctctaatacgacggcgacggcaacaacaacggcgcaaaacaatgatatcattggttaaaagagcataaataatcgtgccagcacggattttaggacCGATTCTTGCGGCACTCTGCGTAAGGATGAAGTGaattcaccaaatttgaagttttgacgacaaagtgagcatgcaacagagacttctcgtaccaatttattttcaggaTAGTTTCTCCAAATTGTAAAAActgaacgagatagaataaccgcggaagaattatgataaagcaaagtgatatttcgaggtgacgttttcgttgaagtcgccgtcgtagatcttaaggtccctactagagagcttacgaaacggcgacgccgacggcaacgatgatgctacaaaacaatacatttttagtgagcaaaaacaatggctctgcacgctctgcacgtgcgttttacattttggtacatttctttgccgtcatctcctaaatgacgacgtgaaataaccaaattcaaggttctgtggaggacgttaatacacatttttaacgcgaaacgacatgaaatagcttcgtagtgatatgaataacgcgaacttgtatttttaaatgaaatcctcgtagccgtcgtcgtcctcgtttcgtaagctccctactatcaCCTGGAAAGCCAGAACAAACAGGGTGGTGAGGATAAATAAGGAGTATGTAACATCGTTCTTCCTCGACCCATCACTGAATCAGAAGGTGTTCTTTGTGGGTCTTTTTTACCAGAGAAAACAGCATTTTAAAAGATTAGAGGTTTAGTTAATCATGGAATCATCCTGGACAacgagaaaaagaaacaaaatcaagtgaagaaaacGTACACCTCAAACCTGTCATGGAAATGTTTTGTAAATGGAGAGTTAGATGTGACAACAGATCTCGTAAACCCAACAGTCTTTAATCACTTCAGAGAGAAAGTTAAAAGGTGAACCAGAGCTATACAGTTATAGAGCTTGTCAGAGCGTTCAAGAAAGGGAGTGTATCATACAAGATCGAGATCCTGCGTATCTATCCAAAGAAGAGGTTCTAGAAACTTCTAGAACCATATATTTAACATCAACAGTCCATTTATAGTTACTTACCTAatcgtaactattacaaaattctcgaatcCGATTGGTTGTGTGCGTGCTTATTTGTCGCGTTATTGGCGCGCGATCACGTGGGTGTCCAATTGCAGGTATCCATTTCGAGCAACTCCAAATTAgatacctgtaattggacacctACGCCATTGGCGCGTCAACACAATCACATGCACTTGGTTGGTAtctttcttgctgttttcctactgtttgcaaaacaaattgaatatCATTTTAcctttttcacacaaaaagaTATTCAAAGATTTTTTATCGTCGCATTTTGTTGTAGTCACGATTAATTATATTAGTAATAGGACTTCGTGTCCTACAATTCACGGGTAATCATGCTCGTAATTTCAAATTACTCGCCCGATTACTCCCTTAATcgtaaccattacaattttctcaagtATGATTGGTGCATTAAGTGCTTCATTTTTCACTGGTTGAAATCGGATACCTGAGATCGGACaattacatcagccaatcattttaagtgcactcagcttaatccaccaatcacagaatttataaCAATAACCATAGCGACGACCACTTACCCggaccaaactggggattttccaaaatggacaaatttgtaacattagacagtgaaaaaggaatgcctTATTTTTGTTTCCTCGGAAATtttaatggttatgattaattggtaacaggacttcgtgtcgtccaatttggTCTCTAATCgtactcgtgattaaacaaatcggactcccgctacgcggtcgtccgattgtgttaatcactcgtatgattacagaccaaattggactccacgCCTTAAAAAAGGTTAAGAGAAATTATAACTTGGAGCACGCAGATATGCCCTTAATGTTCAAGACATGTCCTACGAAGAACGTTTATAGTTCCAAAGGCCAACGCTGCATCAGAGAAAATTATTTTCGTCGATTACCGAGTGTTATAAGATCTAcagtttcaaattttctttttttacacgTATTATAAAAACATGGAACAATTTTTTAAGAATAGACTCAGTCATTATTTTATGAGCGTTTTATGTGAACATTAAGTTAATTCGTATTTTATAATAGATGTAAATCgtattttataataaatgtaAACTTAGACTTTGAAACTATactaatcaaaaagaaaaacgctAAAAGGTTAgcacaacgtttcgacatcgtcgaGATGTCATTGCAAGTGAAAGGATAAATTATAAGCCGCatata encodes:
- the LOC137996376 gene encoding uncharacterized protein, producing MCLIGAKENEIFGFMQNTVAFCYVGTVMAATFLVALTYMVFFTCFFTCPAISGATYADESQCFKHNAYSRVIREGIGIFCAFGFYARVPLRLELSLHGFHKSRLPRCLWTTRGYTCLLVPGHDPPQDITIFMDVSLNPGPDLTGSWIQLDRFTTSKVVGCHSHTNSPSSNIKCSRKFLLSLRSSACTPCSQVLGELKSHGVLKYRGGKGEKKTRGNYLNIFSRTTQRDYANFGYLQAPLPFRGVNLNNLISVTTTNSSKINCRCVQFCVLNVRSIKNKTMAVKDFVVDQDIDVLSLTETWLRPGNISLLSQPFLGSSLPTNACSTKPYIPFLFLGTIHSHQEFSTAQNSFEPEIFITSDSEPKIEVFDVDTSSVCEVSNGHSSIEVFDQSSEVRGNLEIDLGPDSSLESSQSIGSNITISENVGREQKPEASRKAGSKKYLLQAMESCLAIIKAFPFLLDVVYNIEEWLLPHAEELHAHTQPKSFKFVRDEEGHRIMYYRNYSHMKWDGPQRLLKRAVCGDKTGFVLILRHIQVYSQEVTQRQQRASTKFVVEHTPETFELMDIHFRTLQFIRVLHIYRPLDNSSTMLFLEEFSLLLEQIMAESTGHLLICGDFNLRVDDPCNIYANRFNEILESCNLKQLVTGATHSNGHTLDLVISKRDDHLITGIKIIDPVISDHCAVHCNLRVLKPHFMKKKVYYRKLRSLDTESFCEDISTSPLLRDQAVELNALVDQYDNVL